tcacaactgtctataaccccagttctaTGGGAttccccttctctggcctctgtgggcatagATACACATGGTAGCCAAGTACACAAACCAGATTAtccatatttatgtgtatgcctgtgtaagTGACACATACCATATGAATACAGACGCCTTCAGAGATCAGAAGGCCTAAGAGCCTTTGGAATTGGGATTGCAGGCAGGTGTGGACTGCTTGACATAGGTGCTAAGAACCAAAATCTGGGTCATTTGCaaaagcaacaagcactcttaatcactgtctagctgtgggttttgtttttcaagacagggcctcactacgTAGCTCAGGCTCGCTCTGAACGTCCATCTTCCTTGTGTAGGAGTTatctacaggtgtgtgccaccatggcaccCTCTTAAACATTTTGCACCAGCTAGCACTCAATACAGGTTGGTGCCTCTAGGAAGGAGCTCCAAGGACCCTTGTAAGGGAGCTCTCAGGAGCTCAGGGTACTCAAACCGAGAGGGGGATGGCCAGAGTGTAGAGACCGCTGAGAAGGGAACAGCAGCAAGTGTGGGATGTCCTGAGGAGCCCCGATGCTCACATACTGAAGCTGGGGGCCCAGAGAGCCCCACCATCAGTGCTACCATGGCGACCTTTCTTCTCAAGTTCCTTGCATTTCTCATCAGGTTTTTATCAGGACGAGGTAGAGCTCAGCAAACATGGCTCTGTCCCAGGGCAGAGTGGGTTTGGCAGCATGACCAAAGGGCCAGGGGAATGAGTGACTAACTGTAGACTAAGGCGTGAAAGCCTTTAGGGCTCTCTACTCTACCGACCCATCCACACCTTCGCGTGCAGGCGCTCGGGGTCTTTAAGCACATTGTCGGTGTGTCACCCTTCCTAACCTCCATCTCCACTGCCTTCCATCCTCCTCACCAACTCCACCCACTACGTCCTGGCTCTtagccccgcccccctcccccctccaaccATGGTCCCCTCTACGAATTTCATGATTCCATTTCACAGAGTAGAGTTATATAGAAACCACTCTGGAATTGTCTCATTTCACTCAGGGTAATGACGTCAAGGTTCTTACATTTGCACAACAGTGTATGGTGGGCtgacttttcattaaaaaatttgttggtttttttggggtTATGAGccaaggtcttgctgtgtggcttggaactcactaggtagaccaggctggctgtgatcTTGTGGCGATCCTCCCCCCTGCACAGACAATGAGTAGTATCCTCTGTTTCTGTAAGTCCTGTGTGCTTATCCTTGTTGTTGACAGCCATCAGGGTTTTCCTGACTTTTGATGACTGCGAACACCGCTGTGGTGGGCCCCGCCCCTGACCCCCCCCAACCGAGGGCCCCGTCCCCGAGGGCACCACTGCCGTGGACATTGCTGGGAAACTCTGATACCTGAGCTGTCTCCTGAGCACACAGATTTAGAAACTGAGTTGCTGGACTGTCCAGGAGATCCATGCTGAACCCTTCCAGAAGCAGCCAGGGTGTTTTCCACAGCAGAACACATCATGTTTTTCCCACCTACACTCAAAAGATTAAGATTTGGAGCTGGTGAACAATGTGGGCATGCATAATTTATAACTGCATAAATATATGGGCGATTCAACTGTCAttcataaatacaaaattttatttgCACTTCATTAGTGTAGAAAGACCACGATGCTTCTCATACCACAACACTCAGGACACACCAAGTTATTCAAATACATACTTATTTACCTTGACTAAACAAAACAGTGCAGTTTAATAAAAGATATACCAAAGATAGAGTTCACAAATTCCTTATCAGACcctcaaaaaaaaccccaaaaaaacaagaaaacttgaACACAGTCTAGGCTTAATAGGAATAAGCTTCGCCAACAGTGGGAGAAGTCCATCATTACAAAGATACAGGATGCTTGGgcagatgcatgtgtgtttgttgaCAGAGTAAAATGTAACTCTTAAAACCCCTTTAAACAGGATTTGTGTAGGACAGCAGTGTGGCTTTAAAATCTTTTCTATAGTTTCAAAAATtcgtcttctttatttttatttcctttatctcccacccccccacccccgcccaacctctgatgctggggattgaagccagggcctcgCGTGTTGGGCGAATGCTCAAACCCTGAGCTACACTCTACACTCCCTGCCCGACAGTCTTCTCTCTCTTAGTCATTCTTAAAAGCGTGTCCCGGCCATTGGGACAGCCCCAGATTCTGCAgccacaggacccagtcccatcCAGCCCACTACCTAGGAAAACCTCTCACTACATAACCCGATAGATAACCCTGTGGCAGCTGTGGAGGGAGCTTTGCTTTGGGGCAGACACACCCCAAACCTCAAGATGCTACAGCTGGGAAAGCCTCgtgaataaagaaaaagcagTCGTCCTGTCTCCTTTTTCCAGGAATCTTCAGTTTTGtagatttttctttgaaacagaaaGCGAAGCACCGGGTCCTCTCTTCTCACCGGAGTATCTGCCTCGTAGTGTAATTAACAAGGACATTTACAGTACTCAAGAGATATTACACCTTCTCTCCCATTCTTCACACTGGAAGTACTACGCCCCCCAGCGTACGCACACTACACACGGGGGTAATGAGGAAATAGATCTGAAGGGAAGTGGTAACTTATAACCCGACCTTACCCAGGATTGCATATTTGCATATTTACAAGTTAGTGTATAGCTGACTTGGGTTACAAAGTGCGAAAGGAAATTGTCACATGATTGTAGTGCAGAACAGAATGTTTCCCCTCCTAGGACTTGTTTGCACTCTGTCTCCAAAGCAGCAATTCAACAGCATCGGACATGTGGTCTAGGTGGAGGCAGCTCTGGTGGGATCTCAGGCTCTGGTTGTAGAGAGAGGATGCTATTGGACAACTCGTTTCTCAAAATGTCAAGAGGCATCTAAAGGACAAGGAGAGAACACAAAGACCTCAGTCTTGCAAGTGAGAGGCAATGGTCTCAGTTGTACAgcctttgttttatgtgtatgtgcaccacatgcctgttAGCTGATGaagccgggtgtgtgtgtgtgtgtgtgtgtgtgtgtgtgtgtgtgtgtgttgggtcctggaactggagttacagatggttgtgaaatgctgagtaggtgttgggaattgaactggggtcctttggaagagcagccaatgttctgaaccactgacccatctctgaAGTATTGTTTTATGCCATTGGGAGAGGCTGGGAAGCAGCTTGGTGAGAAGTATTTGTCCAGCATGTGTGAGGAGACCCTAGGCTTGATCCCTAAGAGTGTGATAAAAACCACACATTATTTGGACAAAATCTACTATGATGAAAATTTAACAGATCAATCAACACAAAGCCAGTCCATAGTCTAAAGAAAACAGGAGCAACCTCGCCAGGTACATAAACAACCAATTCATCAGTTGTTTCTGAATCATGTCATGTCTGTGACAACCTATGAGTTGGTCCCCCTGGGCCCCAAGTGACATAATTAGTTAGTGCTTAACAGTTAGCCCTCTCTGCCTGGAAGGGTCTACACTGCCAGATTCAATGAAACTCTGAGGAAAAATATCTGGGAAAAAAGAACTGTGCCTGTAACATGTACAGCTGTCCTTAACACACACTGCGGCTCTTTACAGAGCACTGGGAGTCACCTAGTGATGGCGTTTTCAGGGTTCCTAGAGTCACCCCTCTGGGGAACACCAGTTAATGGCTGAGAGATGTCCGAGGAGTAAGCAAGGGTTCTGCTCAGTGAGGCATCCTCTGTGACAGTCCCGGTCTAGGGAGGGACCCGAGGAAGACCCATAGCTGTCTGTGGCCCTTCTCTAAGGAAGGCTGCACACTGCAAAGGGGCTCCATATTAAACttaattctttgggaaaagaggaaaaaagaaaaggaagtgtcATACAAACATGGCACTTCATTTACCTGCAGCACGGGAGACTGAGCCTAGGGCTCGTGGCTGCTAAGCAAACGTAATCACAGTGCTACACTCAGCCCCACTCTATTTATATGTTGCTAGGCAAATGAGCCATGCCCCAGCTTCTACCAATGAGCCATGCCCCAGCTTCTCACGGTCATGAGACCTTGTGTAAGTCACCCTAGAACATTCTATctcaaggaaaggaaacagactATCAACCCTAAGGACTCCAAAACCCTAGGCATGAGCAACAGCTGCCAATGCAGCCAGCTGAGCAggcacatgtatttatttttacctttttcagAATGTCATCAACGAGTTTCAGAAATATCTCATCCACATTGAAATTGTCCTTGGCACTGGCTTCACAGAACCGCATCCCAGTTATCTGCTGTGCAAACTGAGAAGACATGTGCTCGTTTTAACCACTCGGTGTAACCCAGCCCTACGTGGGTGTGTCAGGCCGGGCCTCTGACAGGACCACAGACTCTGTGCTTTCCACTAAGGGAGGGGGAGCTCAGGGTCTGTAAAGTCCCATTTATGTTCAAATATCAGGTTCATGTGTACAGCAAGGTCCTGTAAGTAAAtagcaatatatacatatataacaaaatcTCTAGAGACCTTTAAATCCAATTATGTGTGTACGAGTCTAAATGTATAGTGAtctgacatttaaaatatgagtATCAATGCTTTTCCATGATTGGATCCTTAGcaaaagtcaaggcaggagaaaaaaaaaaccatgaaagcaAATCTTACaacctaaaaacattttttctgtaTAAAATGTCAAGTTACATACAATACAGTGTATACTAATGTGAACGGTTCCGAGGGTGGGCCCGGGCAGTTACCATGGCACTCTGCTCTGACAGCATGTGAGTGAGCCCCGAGCGAGCCCTGAGTGACACACTGCAGAGCATGGGTGTGCTTGGGAGCACCCCACATCCACGCACCTTTTCTCCTTGCTGCCTGGAGATTTCTCTGTCTGCTTCACAGTCCAACTTATTTCCAACCAAGAGAAGCTCGGCATCTTCTGAAGCATACTGTGGGATTTCAGAGACGTCACACACTGACAGACAAATGCAAACCCACACAACTTGTCACCACTTTCTTATTGTTCCTTCTCCTCCACTGTCCCTGAGCATCTCCCGAGGTGGACAGGGCTCTCAGTGTTTTGGAAAGTACCTTCTGCGAGGCACCAACAACTACCATGGCCTTGGCCTTGGCCTCAGCCACTCTTTAGACTCTGTGAAGGAAACGACTGAAAACAACAGGCAAAGCTATGTACTCAGAAATGGTCCTCAACTGTAAAAGGCCAAAGGCCAACAAAATGGGGAAAGAATGAAGCAAGGTGTGTAAAACAAAGCAAGTCTTTCTGCTCGAAGAACACTGGACGACACAGGAAGGCCCCCCCGGACAATAGCTGGTGACAAAATGGAGCCAGTCCAAGCTTTCAAACTTACTTTTATGCTATAATGGAGTTAGCATTAACTCTACAATCCAAAACAATTTTAAGCTCTATCTgcaaggttttaaaaatataggtCCGTTAGTATCTCTTGAATAATTCACTCCACTTTGTGTACGTCTGAAAAGTCATTTGAAGCAGACTGCATTAAGGGAACCTGGGGATCATGGCCAAAGTACTCTTGAGGCTAGCTAGGAGAAGGGGTGGGAGGCAGCTCCCTATGTGGGTGTCTTGCTGACATGGAGGTGTCAGCAAGAGCACCAACCTGACTGGCTGGGGTGATGCAACAGCCTGACCCAAGCTGAGCATTCCAGAAATGATAGCTCTTAATGGCTTTTGTTgtgtacacctttgatcccagcacttgggaggcagagacaggtggatctctatgagttcaaggccagccagggagggctacatagagataccctatctcaaacaagcaagcaaacaacaacaataagaaactagctctatttacttatttatttatttattcattcatttatttatctacttatccatccatctatctatctatctatctatctatctatctatctatctatctatctgagctgaggatcgaacccagagccttgagcttgctaggcaagtgctctactactgagctaaatccccaacccaaaaaACTAGttcttacacaaagaactatagataGAATacaggacaggcagagagagaacatgcctGGCTCACTAGTCTTCTGAATAGGTGAGCTCAAGAATTAGAAAAAACTtgtgaaagaaagggagggagggaggaagggaggaagggaggggaaaggaaaggaatataGATCCCGCCACCAGCAGGCCTGGCCCAGACTCCGACTCTGATGGTAACCTCCCGCAAACAGGTGCCTTAGCCTCATGTAACACCAGCCAGCTTTGTACTTTCGATTTTTCTGATTCCGAGTCCCTCCCCATTGCCTGATTTGAGCTGGCTTTATAAACCACATCTATCAGTCTCTCACTGACTCTGCTGTAGATGACTCTCCAACCCCTACAATGTCAGGAGACTACAAGTTTTGATTTTCTTCGTTTtgcgcatgtgcatgcatgctctatggcatgcgtgtggaggtcagatgataaCCTGCAGGAGACAGTTCTCTTCGTCTATCACGTCAGGTCACCTGATGAATTCAGGCATCAGGCTCGGtggcatctttacccactgaactctcCCACCAGCCTGGGGTGATGGGTCACCAGGTTACTCTTTTAGGGACTTgaagctggcttttttttttttttaaacccgaCTCTTGACTTGGGCCTCTGATGAATAGCGTTTTGATGTCATGAAGACTCAAATTCTTTTCCTTAGATGAGGAGGCCTCAACAGCGAAACCATCACCACTGCATATGAAGAGCCACACAGCAGATCACTGACCCCTCCAATTATCCTCCCCACATCCTCAACCTTCGCTTTTTTACCTCATAATATCCCTAAACCTATCCACGGGAGGGGGGTATTGGAGACGAGGGCCTTCTCTGGGCACAGCCACTCTCTTGTGGCACGAGGGTAACCGTGTACTCAGTGACCGATGCCGAGGGCAGAGCAAGTGGAGGGCAGAGCCCTGCTTCCCTCTTGTTTGTGGGtggtgagtttctctgtgtggccctggctggtctggaaggtgtcatgtagaccaggcttggctcaaattcagagacccgcccacctctgcttcctgagtgctggaattaaaggtgggcaccatcatgcccagtccTCCTGTTTCTTACACTGGTCCCTAACATACCATGGAGAGGCACACAGGGCAAACCTGCTTAGTAAAACCAGAAGTGCACCTTTTCTGGCGGCTACATGACGGGCACAGTATAGTCAGGTTTAGTACAACTGCACACAAAACCTGTCGTGTGTGTTTGTAACATAAAGGAATTAAACATCTAATTACTGTCTAAGGGGACAGAACCTCTCAAATTGTGGTCAACTGTATATACACAGTCACCTTTCAATGCCAGCTGCTCGGTCTTCTAAAGGTGCACTGCTACACACATTTCCTAGCACAAAATACAGTTCACATTAACCATGAAGACACAGAATTTCCTGTAATGACTCAATTTTAATCTGAGAAAAATCTTCTCTTGTTCAAAATGAGGAACCGAAGAACATCTACAGTGCTGAGGATGATTAGGCCCCTGGACCACCCATGGGCACTATAAAGTACATAAAGAGTGTCCACACGACCTTTCCTGCTTAGTGTAACTCTGAGGAAGCAGCCAGATAGCGCAGCCAGAGTGAGTAAGGGTTCTGGCCAGAATGAAGGCTTGTTTTCTTCGTTACAAGCCGATTCTAGGCAATCTATTCCACCCCTGCCTCATCTCTATCGAGGTTGTGCATGGATAAGATGATGTTAGTCCACTGAGGATGCTCAGTCATCCTGTTCCCCCTTTCCTGTCATGAGTCATGATATGATGCCCCCAAACTGAGAGTTCACAGCAGGAGGATGTGACACGTACCTTATCAATCATCTTCATCCATTTTGGCAAATCATCAAAGGTCTCTTTCTTGGTGATGTCATACACTAATATGATCCCCTTGGCACTTCTGTAATAGGCTGAGGTAATGCTGTTAAATCTCTCCTGTCCCGCTGTGTCCCTGGGAAACAGCAGTCAAGATCAGTTCCCGCACCGATGGAGTAGGCAGCCCTTGTGGGCTGGTGCAAACACCCACTTtgctcctcctccaccccaggGGTACAGGATACTCTCCCCAGCCTGACATGTGGACGAGGAAATGTTCAGGCCATCTTACACTGTTAGGAGACACGTGCTTTAATCTGTATACAGATTAACAACTACATCGCATAAATGGAGACAGATTCCCCGCTGAGATCCACAGTTTATCCAGACTAAAGCCACAACGGGAATGTCAGGACATCAAAACATGGGGTCATTTGcttctttagaaagagagacagagcaacTTATAAAACTGCTGTAGTCCCACTGAAGACTTCTCTCTAACCTGCCTTTGGTGCCTGACTGAATGCTTGCAGcaggaaaaaacattttttttaggaTGACTATTCTGCATCCCCCAAATGCAGGCTGAGTTATTTTCTACTCTTCAAAGCTACTACACACCAAATTGTGTTCAACCACATATGACTGAGCAGCAGGGAAAGCGAAGCGTTGATTCCATTCAACGGGTTATTAGCCAACTGTCTACTGTACAGCAGTATGGAGCCActttatttatctaaaaattttaaagatgtgtttatttgtatgagtgctttgctgcATGTCCATGTGCGTACCACATATGTGCCAGATCAGAAGgtggcatcggatcccctggaactggagtcaggcATAGTTGTCAGCTACCACGTAGGAACTGGGAACCCAagctgggtcctttgcaagagtaacaagtgatTTTAACCACAGAGCCGTCTCTGCAGTCTCCACAAAGATAATCAACTATTGAAGAGGTGTCACGTTGTAAAGATACAGAAAATCCCAACCGTCTCTCCCTACCGTCATCTCCAGGAAGTTGAACTaacttcttctctccttccttccttccttccttccttccttccttccttccttccttccttccttccttccttccttcctttgtttttcgagacagggtttctctgtgtagctttgaagtctgtcctggatcttgctctgtagcccaggctggcctcgaactcacagagctccgcctgcctctgcctcccgagtgctgggtttaaaggcgtgcgccacccaccGCCCAGGGGAAGTTGAACTTTTTCATCACAATGGTAAAGAGCTCATTTCAAGCTGGTGGCActggcccacacctttagtctcagcatttgggaagccgaggcaggtggatctctgtgtttgacaccagcctggtctacacaacgagttccaggacacccagagtggttggttacacagagaaactctgtcttgtaaaacccattatttaaaaaaaagagagagagagagagagagagagagagagagagagagagagagagagagagagagagagatcatttaGAGAACTTTGGGTTTTTTGCTCTCAGCTAAATTATCACTTACTAGAGTACCGTGGGATCTTATTCTTATATGTCTCTTCGATTTTGGTTCAAGCTGGAAAATTACTCTAACTCTGTTTTTTTAGTTtggtaatttaacatttttaaagatttatttttaattgtgtgcatgcatgtgtacaatgTCTGCATGTGTACCTGAGGGCCAgtgcctcagaggccagaggctttaGACTCtatggaggtggagttacaggtggctgtgagcctcgACCTTGGTGAAAGGAATCAAACTCTGTCCTCTGAAGGAGAACAGCCAGGCAtaggggcgcacacctttaatcccagcactcaggaggcagaggcaggtggatctctgtgcgtttgaggccagcctgggctacaacctgagttccaggagagccagggctactgtc
This genomic window from Peromyscus leucopus breed LL Stock chromosome 13, UCI_PerLeu_2.1, whole genome shotgun sequence contains:
- the Rab12 gene encoding ras-related protein Rab-12 isoform X1, with translation MLLPLLRRSCFPSSSPGGGGGGSGAERVEGARGPGARGRRPEREPYACMDPSAALHRRPAGGGLGAVSPALSGGQARRRKQPPRPADFKLQVIIIGSRGVGKTSLMERFTDDTFCEACKSTVGVDFKIKTVELRGKKIRLQIWDTAGQERFNSITSAYYRSAKGIILVYDITKKETFDDLPKWMKMIDKYASEDAELLLVGNKLDCEADREISRQQGEKFAQQITGMRFCEASAKDNFNVDEIFLKLVDDILKKMPLDILRNELSNSILSLQPEPEIPPELPPPRPHVRCC